Proteins from a single region of Amblyomma americanum isolate KBUSLIRL-KWMA chromosome 10, ASM5285725v1, whole genome shotgun sequence:
- the LOC144106763 gene encoding uncharacterized protein LOC144106763, with product MQPSDLRRRGRSSDSVSGMASWRGRLWEYTTYLVRHCPSLCPSSNQLFSNLRHLRSILSQGRINHDAPCTAGDPDGCNILANLTIWNEFLWVIDFELREVGPGRLALCWLRGRVMPVASDMQRRHSLVLVHWLLTEHRCLEYVELCESRMSRSHFLFRDGLRLSHGLRHVKLCYNLLYDYPPRDLMDALSSTIATLNTLEVVSVRFSAAGVVMLCELLGRCSALRTLILHENELSASDAGALMKSCAACRGLKAVRVDESFVSVECARVLGDLVFGNQGLEELVVSQFSPAGTQARAFSFRELFNALAHQSTMLRNLEMYNFELEDSDLRCLCRALTVNAKMKRLTLLCSGASEDAYFSLAAVISNNVSLTEICVNACLLPSWSLKAVASAIETNVSLRKLSFNDACLIADEAVELLEALLVNQTLERVNLGHINQPGLRNFLKRTGDKDLRNRLELTAVYGSAQDLIYSLNHDLKTPSVSFIPAAQIRKEEFLGLSRGLCGNSSTTSLSVHLNNAIDSNLAVLLSAAFASCRHVRAAHLCFPTEASEAVTILQGMAKSPNLCDLVIRRWTFEHREAAAFGDMLRATQTLNSVTLEELQGDSGAFLVMELPRALETNYTLLALNDCEQTEDEQNMFEIRDALRRNLSLLQRATRFVVPPVSDSKKAASAFEKVRKSRALVTNVSRLSGLSEPEAVEAVKLRGRYLDENFMALARVVKHKVVCEREGAGDCPVQLDEIGLDCWLRLRSYLRLDDIL from the coding sequence GTTTCCGGCATGGCGTCATGGCGCGGGCGACTCTGGGAATACACTACCTACCTGGTCAGGCACTGCCCGAGTCTCTGTCCGTCATCAAACCAGCTTTTTTCCAACCTGAGACACCTGCGGAGTATCCTGAGTCAGGGCAGGATCAACCACGACGCGCCCTGCACGGCGGGCGACCCGGACGGCTGCAACATACTCGCCAACCTCACAATCTGGAACGAGTTCCTCTGGGTCATCGACTTCGAGCTCCGAGAGGTCGGACCGGGCCGCCTAGCCCTCTGTTGGCTCCGCGGACGCGTGATGCCAGTCGCGTCCGACATGCAGCGCCGGCACTCCCTGGTGCTGGTCCACTGGCTGCTTACGGAGCACCGCTGCCTGGAGTACGTGGAGCTCTGCGAGTCCCGGATGTCGAGGAGCCACTTCCTCTTCCGCGACGGCCTCCGGCTGAGCCATGGCTTGAGGCACGTCAAGCTCTGTTACAACCTCCTGTACGATTACCCGCCCAGGGACCTGATGGACGCACTCTCGTCCACCATCGCAACGCTGAACACGCTGGAGGTCGTGAGCGTGCGTTTCTCCGCCGCCGGCGTGGTCATGCTGTGCGAGCTCCTGGGCCGGTGCAGCGCACTGCGGACGTTGATACTGCACGAGAACGAGCTGAGTGCGTCAGACGCGGGGGCGCTCATGAAAAGCTGCGCAGCCTGTCGGGGCCTCAAGGCGGTCCGCGTGGACGAATCATTCGTCAGTGTGGAATGTGCGCGCGTGCTGGGGGACCTTGTGTTCGGGAACCAAGGCCTCGAAGAACTTGTCGTTAGTCAGTTCTCGCCAGCCGGTACGCAAGCACGCGCGTTCAGCTTTCGAGAACTATTCAACGCCCTTGCTCACCAGAGCACGATGCTCAGAAATCTCGAGATGTACAACTTTGAGCTGGAAGACAGCGACCTCCGGTGCCTTTGCAGGGCTTTGACTGTCAACGCGAAGATGAAGCGTTTAACGCTGTTGTGCAGTGGCGCTTCTGAGGACGCGTATTTTTCTCTCGCTGCCGTGATTTCGAATAACGTGTCACTCACCGAAATCTGCGTGAATGCCTGCTTGTTGCCATCCTGGAGCCTGAAGGCGGTAGCGAGTGCGATCGAGACAAACGTCTCGCTTAGAAAATTGTCGTTTAACGATGCGTGCCTGATAGCCGATGAGGCAGTGGAGCTCCTTGAAGCCTTATTGGTAAACCAGACTCTCGAGCGCGTAAACCTTGGCCACATAAATCAGCCAGGCCTCCGGAACTTCTTGAAGCGGACTGGCGATAAAGACCTGAGGAATAGGCTAGAGCTCACAGCTGTTTATGGGTCGGCACAAGACCTTATCTACTCTTTAAATCACGACCTGAAAACACCGTCCGTATCGTTCATACCAGCAGCTCAGATAAGGAAGGAAGAATTTCTGGGGCTTTCTCGTGGACTGTGCGGCAACTCCTCCACAACGAGCCTCTCAGTCCACCTTAACAACGCAATCGATTCCAACCTGGCCGTGCTGCTGTCCGCTGCGTTTGCCAGTTGCCGGCACGTGAGGGCCGCGCACCTCTGCTTCCCCACGGAAGCGTCCGAGGCCGTCACGATCCTGCAAGGCATGGCGAAAAGTCCGAACCTGTGCGACCTCGTCATACGGCGCTGGACGTTCGAGCACCGGGAAGCGGCCGCCTTCGGGGACATGTTGCGAGCGACGCAAACCCTGAACAGCGTCACGCTCGAAGAGCTCCAGGGCGACTCCGGCGCCTTCCTGGTCATGGAgctgccgcgcgcgttggagaCCAACTACACGCTGTTGGCGCTGAACGACTGCGAACAGACCGAGGACGAGCAGAACATGTTCGAGATCCGCGACGCCCTGCGCCGGAACTTGTCCCTGCTCCAGCGCGCCACCCGGTTCGTCGTGCCGCCAGTTTCAGACTCCAAGAAGGCCGCCTCCGCGTTCGAGAAGGTGCGCAAGAGCCGGGCTCTGGTCACTAACGTGTCACGCTTATCGGGGCTCTCGGAGCCGGAGGCGGTCGAGGCTGTGAAGCTTCGGGGTCGCTACCTGGACGAGAACTTCATGGCCTTGGCCCGCGTAGTCAAGCATAAGGTTGTGTGTGAGCGGGAAGGCGCCGGTGACTGCCCGGTGCAGCTGGACGAGATCGGACTTGACTGCTGGCTCAGGCTCAGGTCGTACCTTAGGCTCGACGACATCCTGTAG